The Bacteroidales bacterium genomic interval ATGTTTTAATTTCGGATAAGTTTGAAATTACAGTTTTCCCAAATCCTGCTTCAGATTTTTTATATATTAATAATAAATCGGGCAGCGAATCTATTTGTGTAGTTGAACTGTATAATACACAGGGTGTTAAGTTAATCAGAGGAAAATATATTAATTCAAAAACAAGGCTTAGTTTAACAAATATTCCAAATGGATTTTACTTTTTAAGAATTATTTCGAAAGAGAATAATTCAATAGATATATTTAAAATACAAATAATTAA includes:
- a CDS encoding T9SS type A sorting domain-containing protein, producing MKKILIFILIITACSSTYSQKIVREVMTSAGDMIRFDDKCFSYTLGETINETFHGSNGSFLMQGFQQSLMSLKNNHQEKNTKTENVLISDKFEITVFPNPASDFLYINNKSGSESICVVELYNTQGVKLIRGKYINSKTRLSLTNIPNGFYFLRIISKENNSIDIFKIQIIK